From the Micromonospora sediminicola genome, one window contains:
- a CDS encoding response regulator, whose product MIRVLLADDQNLVRAGFRSILDGEDGIEVVGEAADGAAAVRLARQLRPDVVLMDIRMPHLDGLAATREVTARGDGRVIILTTFDLDEYVYDALRAGASGFLVKDTEPAELIHGVRVVARGDALLAPAITRRLIAEFAARARHPEPGPRLNALTEREREVLVLVAAGLSNDEIAARLVLSPATAKTHVSRIMTKTRVRDRAQLVVLAYESGLTVPGWLTSS is encoded by the coding sequence GTGATCCGGGTGCTGCTCGCCGACGACCAGAACCTGGTCCGCGCGGGCTTCCGCTCCATTCTCGACGGCGAGGACGGTATCGAGGTGGTCGGCGAGGCCGCCGACGGCGCCGCCGCGGTGCGGCTGGCCCGGCAGCTGCGGCCGGACGTCGTCCTCATGGACATCCGGATGCCGCATCTCGACGGCCTGGCCGCCACGCGGGAGGTCACCGCGCGCGGTGACGGCCGGGTGATCATCCTGACCACCTTCGACCTCGACGAGTACGTCTACGACGCGCTGCGGGCCGGGGCGAGCGGCTTCCTGGTCAAGGACACGGAGCCGGCGGAGCTGATCCACGGGGTGCGGGTGGTGGCGCGGGGCGACGCGCTCCTCGCGCCGGCGATCACCCGTCGGCTGATCGCGGAGTTCGCCGCCCGCGCCCGGCACCCGGAGCCGGGGCCACGGCTCAACGCGCTCACCGAACGGGAGCGTGAGGTGCTCGTGCTGGTCGCCGCCGGCCTGTCCAACGACGAGATCGCGGCCCGGCTGGTGCTGAGCCCGGCCACCGCGAAGACGCACGTCAGCCGGATCATGACCAAGACCCGGGTCCGGGACCGGGCGCAACTGGTGGTGCTCGCGTACGAGTCCGGGCTCACCGTGCCCGGCTGGCTCACGTCCTCCTGA
- a CDS encoding tyrosine-type recombinase/integrase encodes MGPAQVRRRERSAKRAALTSARGKLLTDTYWSELWADWRQAAGWPKEGTFHSLRHFFATTLMSNGVEPQEVQKALRHANLRITLETYVHWLPKKDRPRGLVGNLLRQADGKSSAPRADQDHA; translated from the coding sequence ATCGGCCCGGCCCAGGTTCGGCGGCGCGAGCGGTCCGCGAAGCGGGCCGCCTTGACCTCGGCACGCGGAAAGCTCCTGACGGACACCTACTGGTCGGAGTTGTGGGCGGACTGGCGGCAGGCCGCCGGGTGGCCGAAGGAAGGCACCTTCCACTCCCTGCGCCATTTCTTCGCCACCACGCTGATGAGCAACGGCGTCGAGCCCCAGGAGGTGCAGAAGGCGCTGAGGCACGCCAACCTGCGGATCACGTTGGAGACCTACGTGCACTGGCTGCCGAAGAAGGACCGCCCACGCGGGCTGGTCGGCAACCTCCTGCGGCAGGCAGACGGCAAGTCATCCGCACCTCGCGCCGACCAAGATCATGCCTGA
- a CDS encoding sensor histidine kinase, protein MSSWRWRDRAATVALVPAVALVALLGLLVQADGLDTPAELVALLVVLAAAGALYARRRYPVAVGAAALVAVSAYGVLLHRPGPVMLVFVVALYTVVDEGHLAVAVGLGLASVVSFAVADSWTRTGAGGNGATLLHAGWLVAVIVGVTRNRRAYLAEVRARVRAAEQGKEEEARRRATEERLGIARELHDLLGHHLSSINVQASAALHRPDPERAEAALTAIKQTSKETLRELRTTLGILRAEAAPPAPGLDRLYELVTSAGRCGLVIRTEVAETRPLPSEVDLTAYRIVQEALTNVTRHAAATTATVRVRPDRDDLLVEVEDDGAGTSAPPGNGILGMGERVRALGGSLTTGAGSAGGFLVRARLPLRPGPPPVRVPVARSEPEGAA, encoded by the coding sequence ATGTCGAGCTGGCGGTGGCGCGACCGCGCGGCGACGGTGGCCCTGGTGCCGGCAGTCGCCCTGGTGGCCCTCCTCGGCCTGCTGGTGCAGGCGGACGGCCTCGACACCCCGGCCGAACTGGTGGCGCTGCTGGTCGTGCTGGCCGCCGCCGGCGCGCTGTACGCCCGCCGGCGGTATCCGGTGGCGGTGGGGGCGGCGGCACTGGTCGCGGTCAGCGCCTACGGGGTGCTGCTGCACCGGCCCGGGCCGGTCATGCTGGTGTTCGTCGTCGCGTTGTACACGGTCGTCGACGAGGGGCACCTCGCTGTCGCGGTGGGGCTCGGCCTGGCCTCGGTCGTCTCCTTCGCGGTCGCCGACAGCTGGACCCGGACCGGTGCCGGGGGGAACGGGGCGACGCTGCTGCACGCCGGGTGGCTGGTCGCGGTGATCGTCGGGGTGACCCGTAACCGCCGGGCCTACCTGGCCGAGGTGCGGGCCCGGGTGCGCGCCGCCGAGCAGGGCAAGGAGGAGGAGGCCCGGCGCCGGGCCACCGAGGAGCGGCTGGGCATCGCCCGCGAGCTGCACGACCTGCTCGGTCACCATCTTTCGTCGATCAACGTGCAGGCGAGCGCGGCGCTGCACCGCCCGGATCCGGAGCGGGCCGAGGCGGCGCTCACCGCTATCAAGCAGACGAGCAAGGAGACGCTGCGGGAGTTGAGGACGACGCTGGGGATCCTGCGTGCGGAGGCCGCGCCGCCCGCCCCCGGGCTGGACCGCCTCTACGAGCTGGTCACCTCGGCCGGGCGGTGCGGGCTGGTGATCCGGACCGAGGTGGCCGAGACCCGGCCGCTGCCGTCGGAGGTGGACCTGACGGCGTACCGGATCGTCCAGGAGGCGCTGACGAACGTGACCCGGCACGCCGCCGCGACCACCGCGACCGTCCGGGTCCGACCGGACCGCGACGACCTGCTGGTGGAGGTGGAGGACGACGGCGCCGGCACCTCGGCCCCGCCCGGGAACGGGATCCTCGGCATGGGTGAGCGGGTCCGGGCGCTGGGCGGCTCGCTGACCACCGGTGCCGGGTCGGCCGGCGGTTTCCTGGTGCGTGCCCGCCTCCCGCTGCGGCCGGGCCCGCCGCCGGTCCGGGTGCCGGTGGCCCGGTCGGAGCCGGAGGGCGCGGCGTGA
- a CDS encoding type II toxin-antitoxin system YoeB family toxin — protein sequence MSLRIVFTPNAWEDYDGWLHRDVKMARRINDEHRLIYRVRGGDLEIAACHGHYLDK from the coding sequence ATGAGCTTGCGCATCGTTTTCACTCCCAACGCATGGGAGGACTACGACGGCTGGTTACACCGGGACGTGAAGATGGCCCGCCGCATCAACGACGAACATCGGCTCATCTACCGCGTCCGTGGCGGCGACCTGGAGATCGCCGCCTGCCACGGCCACTACCTCGACAAGTAG
- a CDS encoding type II toxin-antitoxin system Phd/YefM family antitoxin produces MSFEVLLGVKMKVLTISDVRKNLAAVVDAVIDDAEERIIPRGGRAVVMVSLDEWNAVNETLHVLGSASNARRLLESIAQADAGLLEEHPLESRSHSSKSGKEAA; encoded by the coding sequence ATGTCATTCGAGGTGCTCTTGGGGGTCAAGATGAAGGTGTTGACAATCAGCGACGTTCGCAAGAACCTCGCCGCCGTGGTCGATGCGGTGATCGATGATGCCGAGGAGCGCATCATCCCTCGCGGCGGCAGGGCCGTCGTCATGGTTTCGCTCGACGAATGGAACGCTGTGAACGAGACGCTGCATGTTCTCGGTTCCGCCTCGAACGCCCGCCGACTGCTGGAGAGCATCGCCCAAGCCGATGCCGGCCTACTCGAGGAGCATCCGCTCGAATCGAGGTCCCACTCTTCGAAATCCGGCAAGGAAGCCGCATGA